One Suricata suricatta isolate VVHF042 chromosome 15, meerkat_22Aug2017_6uvM2_HiC, whole genome shotgun sequence DNA segment encodes these proteins:
- the RPL30 gene encoding 60S ribosomal protein L30, whose translation MVAAKKTKKSLESINSRLQLVMKSGKYVLGYKQTLKMIRHGKAKLVILANNCPALRKSEIEYYAMLAKTGVHHYSGNNIELGTACGKYYRVCTLAIIDPGDSDIIRSMPEQTGEK comes from the exons ATGGTGGCCGCAAAGAAGACG AAAAAGTCGCTGGAGTCCATCAACTCTAGGCTCCAACTCGTTATGAAAAGTGGAAAGTATGTGCTGGGGTACAAGCAGACTCTGAAAATGATCAGGCATGGCAAAGCGAAACTGGTCATCCTCGCCAACAACTGTCCAGCCTTGAG GAAATCCGAAATAGAGTACTATGCCATGTTGGCCAAAACTGGTGTCCATCACTACAGTGGCAATAATATTGAATTGGGCACAGCTTGCGGGAAATACTACAGAGTGTGCACACTGGCTATCATTGATCCAG gtgattctgatatcATTCGAAGCATGCCAGAACAGACTGGTGAAAAGTAA